The uncultured Trichococcus sp. DNA window CACCAAAACATTCATTTCGGCGTCCGACTTTGCCTGCAATTCTTCCGGCAAATCGATATAGTGCGGTGAATACACGTACTTTTCTCCGGCCCCTTCGTCAACGGATTCATCGTTTTCGATGATGAACACTTTGGCCGGAGTCGGCACTGCGCCTTCCGCTAGCACCCCTTGGATAGCCGCATACGCATCCACATTACCGATCAGATCGCTGTTTTCCAGTTCGCTGATTTGGCTCATCCTGATCGCTTCCGGATCCGAAGATGAGCCAGCGTTGTCGCTCGATGAACCGCAGCCCGAAAAGGTAAACAACACTAGGGTCATGATGAAGAAAAACTTACACTGGCGTTTTTTGTTTTTGATCATCTGAAGTCCCTCCTTGGACTAAAAAAACTGATGACAAAGGAAGACAATCGATTAAACAGCGTATTTTGTAACCGCTATTTTTCGACCTCATTATAACACATCACCCGCCTCGGAACCTCGTGCAGCTTCACCTGATACAACACAAAAAAGACCCTACAGAACACTCCCGCTTCAAGGATGATCCATATGGCCTTCTGTACTTTTACTGTTTTGTAAGGGTATTAGTATGTAAATATTCTTAGTTTTTCAATCCTGTATTTCTGAACGTGTTCCACAACAAACTTCATGTTATTAAATTCTATCTGCTCTCCTATTTCTGGCAATCTGCCAAATAGTCCCGTCACGAAACCGCCAATCGTATCAAAGTCTTCAGATTCAATTTTAACTCCCAGCATTTCATTTATAAGATCGATTTCCGCGCTGCCACGCACAAGATATTCATCTTCCTTCAGGACTTTTATTTCATTGAAAAGCTCATCGGATTCATCTCGAATATCTCCCACAATCTCTTCCACCAAATCCTCCATTGTTATCATGCCAGCCGTCCCCCCATACTCATCGATAACAATGGCCACCTGTATGCTTTTATCTCTCATTTCACTGAACAATTCCGTAATCAACTTGAATTCGAACGTGAAGTAAGGTTCTCTCATATACTTGGTCATTTCAAAGGTTTCTTTAGAGGCATCAAAAAAAACAAGGTCCTTAAGATACAGTATACCCACCACATTATCTATTCCATCCTCATATACAGGAATACGGGAAAACTGTTGATTTTTGAATACTTCCACTATTTTGTCATATGAAGAATCCAGGCTGACTGCGACCATATAGGTCCTTGGGGTCATTACCTCTGTGACCCTGGATTCCTTGAATTCAAACACATTGTGGATCATCTCTTTTTCTTCGCTTTCCAGCATCCCTTCTTCATGGCTCACATTGATCATGGTTTTCAGCTCCGCTTCCGTAATAAAGGGCGTACGAGCATCAGCTTCCCCGCCAAGAACCTTAATGATGCTGTTGGTCAGGAAACTCAGGATTATGTTAAACGGCTTTAATAGGATAACAACAACAGCAATGAAAGGTGCAACTTTCAAAGCCATCTTCTCGGAATTCTGCGCCGCCAATGATTTAGGCGTAATCTCAGCAAAAATCAGGACCAACAGCGTCATGATTCCCGTTGCCAAACCTACTCCCGTGCTGCCGAAATTTTTTATGGCCAACGATGTTGCTAAAGAAGAAGCTCCAATATTCACTACATTGTTGCCCACAAGAATTGCACTCAACATTTTATGTGGGTCTTCAATCAATTTTTGTATTTTTTTGGAACCTGGAATGTTCTCATCCACCATGTTCCGTATCCGTATTTTGCTCAATGACATTAGCGCAGTTTCTGATGCAGAAAACAAACTTGACAATGCCAAGAGCGCCACCAGAACGATTAACTGCCACGTATCGCCAACTTCCATAATTTACCAAACTCCCTTTCGTAATGCGTTCAACAGCATAATCCCTCATTTAAAAAGCTTGATTGTTCCAGTATCACTCAGATGCTTCAGCAAGGATAACGTAATAGGAAATCCGAACAAGCCGATCACGCCAATTAGGTTAGCACCTATAAACATACTCATTAGCGCGACAACAGGATGCAGCCCCAACTGTCCGCCAACAATTTTCGGTTCCAGAATATTCCTTACAATCGTGACGAAAACATACACAATCAGTATCCCGATTGAAATCTGATAGTTCCCTTGGAGTAACGTGATGAGTACCCAGGGAATCATTATTCCGCCCGTCCCCAGCACAGGCAGTATGTCGAATATCGCGATCATAAACGCGATCAATACTGCATTCGGAATCCCAATGACAGAGAGTCCTACGGAAAGTTCAATGAAAGTAATACCCATAATCAATAAATATGAGCGAACCACCACGAACAGAGTATGCGATATATATTGTTTGATCTTTTGGATTATCTCATTATTTCTTTTTGTGAATTGCCTCGATATAAATTGTGCTAATGTGTCATAATCCATTGCGATGAAGAAAGTTGAAATAATCATCAATACAATTTTTATCAAAAATTCAGGCAACGAAGACGCTATGCTTGATAAAGAACCCACCAGTGACAAAGAAACATTTTTGACATCCTCACCCAGTGAATTTACAAACTGATTAAATCCTTCGTTCAGAACTTCAACCAAGGCGGGATCCAAGCGATAAACTGCTTGCTCCACGACGTCAAACGTATTTAGAAGAAATGGTTCCAGTTGCGTTTCGTATACCAGCGGAAGCCCAGAAATGAGCGCTGTAACCACTGATATTAACTTTATACCGATCAATGAAAAGAGAAGTCCGATCGTACTATAAAAAAGCAAGACAAGGACAATCGATACCATTTTAGGCGGAATTTTCAACATTACCGCTAATGATTTGGTTGGCTTTTGAAGCATGTATGCAATCAAAAATGCAAAAATAAAAGGACTTATCAAATTGATTGCATAGTTTAAAAAGACATACACAATGAGAGCAATCAGGAAAAAATAAATTGTGTTTACGATGAATCGTTTCTTGTTATTGTACTGAGATTCCATGGTGTCTCCAATCCATTCGATTATGATTTAGCAATTTTTTGAAAAAAAGCATTCTTAGAGATTGAACAAACAAGTAGTCAACTGGCTTTCTTATTGCAACGCCTTTTAATCCGAAAAAAAAATAGACTATAAAAACAGCATAAATAGGCTGTATCATGGTCTAAAATAGTTTAATGACATATTCATTTTTCTCTGACTATTCTTGGGCATTACAAATAAACTTCCAAAAAATTTGGTATTCGGACTTTCTCCAGGTTCATCTTCCATTTTTGTCAATCCCTTTCGCTGTTTGTGCATATATTTCTAAGTTACATTAAACCGCATATCTTGTCAATTCCCTAATTCCGAGTGACCTAGGCAAATAGATACGACAATTCTTAAATTTTCACTAAATGCATGCAGCTACCGAATGATTCAATTAGTGGAAACGTTGGACCGAAGCAGGCTAAATTATTGCAATAACTGCATTTTGCATAGGTACAAGAATCAAGGTATCCACCCACTTTATCATTTTCAGCCACAGGGTTCCATTGTAATAACAGAATTTCCTGCAAAACAAAAGACCTTATACTGACTCACCTTTTTCAAGGTAGTGCATAAGGTCTCTTTTGCTGTGTATTGTCAGTTCAAACCATAACTATGAACATGACAACAAAATTGCCATGATATGTTTGGTATTATTTCCCCAAACGGTCCGGCATCATGAACTCCATGAAGCCCCAGACGCCGTTCGCGAGGAACAGTTCTTCGCGATCGTAATTGGATATTTCTTGTCGGATCAATTCATCCTTTTTAGCGAGGGCTTTCGCGCCCCAATGCGGATCGATCAGCAACGCACGTCCAACGGCAACAAGCTCCGCATTTTCCAATACGTTCTCCGCATCTTCGCTCGTGCGGACATCGCCGACACCGACCAACGGCACACGTCCGTTGATTTGCTCATGGATGTACGCCATCATGCTTTTCTCTTTATGATTCTCAGAAACGGAAACCAGTTGACGGTCCCTCAAGGAAATATGCAGATAATCCAAGCCTTTATCGGCCAGTTGGTCCACAAGGAAGAGCGTATCCGAAAAACGGATACCAGGGTTTTCGTACTCCTCTGGTGAAAAGCGGTAACCGACGATAAAGTTCTCGGCGCCCGATTCATCCACCGTTGCCGTCACTTCATCAACCAACTTGTCGATGAAACGGAACCGTTTTTCCAGGGTGCCGCCCCATTCGTCGTCCCTGCGGTTCGAGTGCGGCGAGAAGAATTGCTGCAACAAATAAGTGTTGGCACCGTGCAGTTCCACACCGTCAAACCCGGCTTCAATCGCGCGGCGAGTCGCGGCTTTGAAGTTTTCAATCAGATCCAATATCTCGTCTTCGGCCAATGCTCTCGGCGTTTCAGCATTCGGTCTTTCGGCAGCAACCGCACTCGGTGCAACCGGCTGAACGCCCCGCAGAACGCTTGAATCGGTCATGCGTCCGCCATGGAAAATCTGCAGGATGGCTTTGGTTCCGTTTTTCTTGATGGCCGCAGCCAATTTGCTCAAACCCGGAATGAACACATCGGAAGCGACGCTCAATTCGCCTTCCCAGCCTTTGCCGTCGTTCTGAACATTAGCCGCGCCTGTGATGACCGCGCCGATTTCACCGGAACGCAGCGCGTAGTAATTGATTTCGTCGGATGTCACGACCCCGTCATAGAAACTCATTTTCGTCGTCATCGGTGCCATCATGATGCGGTTCTTCAGTTCCAGGCCGCGTTTGAAAGTCAGTTTGCTGTTCATTGTTGACATATTGTTCTCTCCTTTTTGATCGCTTTATTTCATTCTATCGAGCCTGCCGGAAATTCCCAAACAAAACGCTCGGAACCTCAAATTGCATGCGCATGCATGTATTTTATTACAAGGAATCCTTTTTTGCAAGTGTTGCACTGATTCGTCACGCAAAAAAGACAGCGGAAACGGAAATCATGCCCGCCTCCGCTGTTTTCATCATATTTTACATTTCCTTAGTCCTCCCTTAGTTGAATCGGCTAAACAAAGCGGAACAAAATTATAGTTCTAATAGGTTATAAATAAAATAATGCGGCAATGATGGAAATTGCAACAGCATAGTAGTGATACCATTTCTGCTTCATTTTATGAAGCAGAAATGCACTTGTTGCAGCAGCCAAAAACAGGACCAACCCCACTACAATGGGACTTTCGTACAATTGCACACCAATTCCGATCATAAAAGTGGCAAGTGAGGCAGTCAGCACGCTGGCTTTAAGCCAATCGTATATCGTCGTACGGTATGCGATCAAACACAGGCCAAGCATAATAATCCCATATCCAACGCGCAATGGTGAAACAAATCCATAGGAACCATCCTGATTTGCAAAGGATTCAAAAACCATGAAGATCAGGAAATAAAGCATAAAGGCAACTGCCAAAGTAAGCAAGCTAGCTATTGTAACAATCATCCCTTCCTTAATAATGCCAGACTTTTTGCTCATATGTCATCCAGCTCCTATCCTTGAGTTTCATCCAGAATAGACAGAATATCCTTGACGAATGCCATCGTCTTTTTTTCAATCTGCTTCTTGAGTTCGTCTGGATGGTCAAAATCCGGCTTCTCAACCAGAATTGATTCAATAATGGAATCGACTCCCGGAATAACCTGTGACAATTTATATTTACCGATGTTCTCACTACTCATCGATGCGATATACTCAGCCTGAATTTTTCTGTTATTCCCAGCCAACCATACTTCGAACACGCCTTTTTCGTGCAAATAAACTACGGCAATCTTCAGCTTCTTATTTTTCAAATCAGCAGGTGTGAAAGCAAAGTACGTCATATCCATGTAGCCAAAATACAAACTACCAACAGTGTAATCCGGGTACCTTCTTTCCAGATAGGAGCGAAGTTCTGACATAAATGTCAGGATCCCTTTGTAGGCTTTCTGAATCCGCCCTTTGCTTAGCTGCGCAGCATATTCCTTTATATATTCATTTATTGAGTCCAAAAACTCCACCTCATTCCCTGATTAAGTATCCCGCAAATTGACAGAGCCAACTACGCCCTTTTTGTAACCGCTATTTCCCAACCTCATTATAACGCGAATACCGCGTAGATACCCTACGCAAGACAATGCAAATGGCAAATAAAGAAGACGCCCTGACTAAGGACGTCTTTACACAGTTGATGTTCGGGCAACGATGCGTCAGTGCGGGAAAGCAATTTCAGCGAGTGTCCATAAAATGATCACAAGTCCGACCGGAATAGACAACAACGTCAGCAAGGCTCTGTCCTTGTATTTGATAATGGCTATCAGCCCCATGATGAAGCCGACCAGTCCCATCAACGCAAGAGCAGGTGTCGGCAGAGGCAATCTGATTGCAGCACCAAGCCCGACCATTTTGATGGCCATCAGCACGATGAATGCTAAAGTCAAACCCGCTGCCCATTTCCCGGTTGTCGTTTTGGACCAAAACTGCATTTTCATGATTATTTCCTCCTTATTCTTCTGAAAGATAGAATGCTGCATCTGGCAGGTTTTCTTCGTTTCCATCAGCGCCTTGGCTACCACTAGTGTCATGATGCTGTCGTCCGTCATCCGGCACGCTTCCGTGAACCGTTCAAAATGCTTGTCCCTGTGATTATGCCACTCGAAACGGGAGCCGATAATGTCCCCGATGATTGCGCCCAACATACGAAATCACCCCTTTTTGAAATCACGCCAGAATCCTCAAAAGTTTCAGCTTAGCTCAGACTAATCTTTAAGTCCTTGAAAAATTCTCCGTGCCCTTTTCAACCCGAAGCGCGTTGGCGCCTTCGAGTTGTCATTCAAACAATACAGCCGCCGAGCCATCCAGCTTGATGCGGTAGTGTTCACCGCTGTATTGGAGAATGTACATCCAATCGCCCAAGATATGGTCCAGTTGCCAGATCGTGATGTCGTTCACCCTTTCGGTTCCCGAACCGTCCAAATTGACGCGGTACAGGCCTTTTTCCAGTCTGCCTTCCTCTTTTCCCAGCTGATAATACAGGTAGCCGCCATCCAATTGCGCCGTCACCACATCATCTACAACCAAAATTTCCGTTGATTCAATATCAGCATCTTTCATTTGATTCAGCGCCAAAGTGAATAGGCTCTCGTCTTTTGTTTCGGTCAACATGATGTAATAGATGCTCTCTTCATTCAAGTAGTAATCCTCATAATCCGACAGCAGCTGCTGATTCATGCTGCCGTCCGTCTTGATGCGTGATAAGGACTGTTTGTCCTCGGCATAATAGACCCAATCACCGACAATGGTAGGAACTACACCTTCTGTCTGAAGTTGAGTTTGCGTTGCACCATCCAAATCGCTTCGGAACAGCCCCTCGAGGGTAGTGTAATAGATCGCATCGTCTGCAAGCGCGCAGGAATATACCGTCTCGGAGATAACCAAGCTTTTTTCGGTTCCGTCCGCCTTCATCCGGTAAAGATGACTATTGTCGGCTCTATCCGAATAGTAGACCCAGTCTTCCGTTACCGATAGATAGCTGACAGGAGTATCCGTCAGTTCGACGCGGCCGCTCCAATCCCGGTTCCTTCTGATCAGACTGCCTACCGGAGAACCCGGGGACATTTCACCGGCGCCGGGGTCGATATAAAAGATATACTCTTGGGTTTCCGCAACCCAGCCGTTGTTCAGAACTCCGTTTTCAAGCACACCCGCCTCTTCCATCGTCAATGTTTCCTTCACCTTGAAGTCAGAAGTGATCCCGAGTGCAGACAAAACAAACATGACAGCTACTACTACGAGGATTGCCAAACCGATGATCGTACCCCACTTGAACAGTTTATTTCTGGAAAAAATGCTGGTTTTCATTAGGTTCCCTCCATTCGGCTATTCCATCAGAGTTAAAAATCATCCGTCGCAAAGTAACCCCTTTCATTATCTGACTTCATTTTACCACTTTCCGAATCAAAAAAACTCTCCTAAATAGTTCTTGGAGAGTTAGGGGAGTTCGATCTTTTTCTAAAAAGTTGCTGGTGGAAATAGCTTGGATTCAGAACAAATTAATCCAACTTGCTCAGTTCATCCACAAAAGCCCGCTTTTTCTTATAGAGGACGAGCAATTCGTTCACCAATTCTGCGGCATTGTCTTTGCCGATGATGTTTTTGTATCGTCTGATGAGACCGCAGACATCTTGGTAGGCACTCCTTTTTGAGGATGAATGGGCAGCGGATCTTATGTGATTCGAATAGAGCACATCCACTTCATCCGCATAATTGTCTTTCAAAAGCTCTGCATACCTTACGATGTAATGAGGATTCTCCCTGACGTACGCCATGATTTCCTCCGTGTCTTCTTCCTGTTCAATGAGATTTACATACATTTTCTTCGCTTGCCAACGGTTATCCTTTTTCAATTTTGTCTTCAACTCATCATAAAATTCTTTTTCGTCCCCAGTGTTCAGATCCTTGAGTTCCTGATAGTAT harbors:
- a CDS encoding hemolysin family protein — encoded protein: MEVGDTWQLIVLVALLALSSLFSASETALMSLSKIRIRNMVDENIPGSKKIQKLIEDPHKMLSAILVGNNVVNIGASSLATSLAIKNFGSTGVGLATGIMTLLVLIFAEITPKSLAAQNSEKMALKVAPFIAVVVILLKPFNIILSFLTNSIIKVLGGEADARTPFITEAELKTMINVSHEEGMLESEEKEMIHNVFEFKESRVTEVMTPRTYMVAVSLDSSYDKIVEVFKNQQFSRIPVYEDGIDNVVGILYLKDLVFFDASKETFEMTKYMREPYFTFEFKLITELFSEMRDKSIQVAIVIDEYGGTAGMITMEDLVEEIVGDIRDESDELFNEIKVLKEDEYLVRGSAEIDLINEMLGVKIESEDFDTIGGFVTGLFGRLPEIGEQIEFNNMKFVVEHVQKYRIEKLRIFTY
- the ytvI gene encoding sporulation integral membrane protein YtvI, yielding MESQYNNKKRFIVNTIYFFLIALIVYVFLNYAINLISPFIFAFLIAYMLQKPTKSLAVMLKIPPKMVSIVLVLLFYSTIGLLFSLIGIKLISVVTALISGLPLVYETQLEPFLLNTFDVVEQAVYRLDPALVEVLNEGFNQFVNSLGEDVKNVSLSLVGSLSSIASSLPEFLIKIVLMIISTFFIAMDYDTLAQFISRQFTKRNNEIIQKIKQYISHTLFVVVRSYLLIMGITFIELSVGLSVIGIPNAVLIAFMIAIFDILPVLGTGGIMIPWVLITLLQGNYQISIGILIVYVFVTIVRNILEPKIVGGQLGLHPVVALMSMFIGANLIGVIGLFGFPITLSLLKHLSDTGTIKLFK
- a CDS encoding NADH-dependent flavin oxidoreductase, translating into MSTMNSKLTFKRGLELKNRIMMAPMTTKMSFYDGVVTSDEINYYALRSGEIGAVITGAANVQNDGKGWEGELSVASDVFIPGLSKLAAAIKKNGTKAILQIFHGGRMTDSSVLRGVQPVAPSAVAAERPNAETPRALAEDEILDLIENFKAATRRAIEAGFDGVELHGANTYLLQQFFSPHSNRRDDEWGGTLEKRFRFIDKLVDEVTATVDESGAENFIVGYRFSPEEYENPGIRFSDTLFLVDQLADKGLDYLHISLRDRQLVSVSENHKEKSMMAYIHEQINGRVPLVGVGDVRTSEDAENVLENAELVAVGRALLIDPHWGAKALAKKDELIRQEISNYDREELFLANGVWGFMEFMMPDRLGK
- a CDS encoding DUF5050 domain-containing protein is translated as MKTSIFSRNKLFKWGTIIGLAILVVVAVMFVLSALGITSDFKVKETLTMEEAGVLENGVLNNGWVAETQEYIFYIDPGAGEMSPGSPVGSLIRRNRDWSGRVELTDTPVSYLSVTEDWVYYSDRADNSHLYRMKADGTEKSLVISETVYSCALADDAIYYTTLEGLFRSDLDGATQTQLQTEGVVPTIVGDWVYYAEDKQSLSRIKTDGSMNQQLLSDYEDYYLNEESIYYIMLTETKDESLFTLALNQMKDADIESTEILVVDDVVTAQLDGGYLYYQLGKEEGRLEKGLYRVNLDGSGTERVNDITIWQLDHILGDWMYILQYSGEHYRIKLDGSAAVLFE